A region from the Rhodopseudomonas julia genome encodes:
- a CDS encoding sugar ABC transporter ATP-binding protein — protein sequence MGLVVEFHGIAKDFGSVRVLHDISFRLEAGRVYGLIGENGAGKSTLMKILAGYHEPSAGTVVIDGEPVSFASSREAEERGIVMVHQELNLADALTVVQNMFLGHEIRKGFLLDEKTMARQAEAALASVGAHSHPDDRVGDLIVAEKQLVEIAKAQVRHTRVLILDEPTASLTPNECEHLFSLIAQLREEGIIVLYISHKLDEVERVTDEVIVMRDGHFISQAKTAETSRARMAALMVGRELSDMYPPKRPVTSVGEPLLRVEGLSVSGWAQNVSFSLMPGEILGFAGLVGAGRTELFEGILGLRPRSSGRIFMGGKEVRMGDPRAAARLGLTYLSEDRKGKGLHVGRVLSDNLTLLDLKTYTHPFLSPREERAALDRAVDEFGIRVGDRECLASSLSGGNQQKLAIAKYLAPEPQIFVLDEPTRGVDVGAKRDIYFLIDRLAAEGRGIIVISSELVELIGLCHRVIVMRDGRVTAEVPADRLSEEELLSHAIGTRTAAE from the coding sequence ATGGGCCTCGTCGTCGAGTTTCACGGGATCGCCAAGGATTTTGGCTCCGTACGCGTGCTCCACGACATCAGCTTCCGGCTGGAGGCCGGGCGCGTCTACGGCCTCATCGGTGAAAACGGCGCCGGCAAATCCACCTTGATGAAGATCCTCGCCGGCTACCACGAGCCAAGCGCAGGCACGGTCGTGATCGACGGCGAACCGGTCTCGTTTGCAAGTTCCCGCGAGGCGGAAGAGCGGGGCATCGTCATGGTGCACCAGGAGCTCAACCTCGCCGATGCGCTCACCGTGGTGCAGAACATGTTTCTCGGCCACGAGATCCGCAAAGGCTTCCTCCTCGACGAGAAGACGATGGCACGCCAGGCCGAGGCGGCGCTCGCAAGTGTCGGTGCGCACAGCCATCCCGACGACCGCGTCGGCGATCTCATCGTCGCGGAAAAGCAGCTCGTGGAGATCGCCAAGGCGCAGGTGCGCCACACGCGGGTTCTCATCCTCGACGAGCCCACGGCGAGCCTCACGCCCAACGAATGCGAGCATCTCTTCAGCCTCATCGCCCAGCTGCGCGAAGAGGGCATCATCGTCCTCTACATCTCCCACAAGCTCGACGAGGTGGAGCGCGTCACCGACGAGGTGATCGTCATGCGCGACGGACATTTCATCTCCCAGGCGAAGACCGCCGAGACCTCGCGCGCCCGCATGGCGGCGCTGATGGTCGGGCGCGAGCTTTCCGACATGTATCCACCCAAACGCCCCGTCACCTCGGTCGGCGAGCCGCTCTTGCGCGTTGAGGGCCTTTCCGTTTCGGGCTGGGCGCAGAACGTGTCCTTCTCGCTGATGCCGGGCGAGATCCTGGGTTTTGCGGGCCTCGTCGGCGCCGGCCGCACCGAGCTTTTCGAGGGTATCCTCGGCCTGCGGCCGCGCTCCTCGGGCCGTATCTTCATGGGCGGCAAGGAGGTGCGCATGGGCGATCCGCGCGCCGCCGCGCGCCTCGGGCTCACCTATCTTTCCGAAGACCGCAAGGGGAAGGGGCTGCATGTCGGACGCGTGCTGTCCGACAATCTCACTCTCCTCGATCTCAAGACCTACACCCATCCCTTCCTCTCCCCCCGGGAGGAACGGGCAGCCCTCGACCGCGCCGTCGACGAATTCGGCATCCGCGTCGGCGACCGGGAATGCCTTGCCTCGTCTTTATCGGGCGGCAACCAGCAGAAACTCGCGATCGCCAAATATCTCGCCCCGGAGCCGCAGATCTTCGTGCTCGACGAGCCGACCCGGGGCGTCGATGTCGGCGCCAAGCGAGACATCTATTTTCTCATCGACCGCCTCGCCGCCGAAGGGCGGGGCATCATCGTCATCTCATCGGAATTGGTGGAGCTGATCGGTCTTTGTCACCGCGTCATCGTCATGCGCGACGGGCGCGTGACGGCCGAGGTGCCCGCAGACCGCCTCAGCGAAGAGGAGCTACTCAGCCATGCCATCGGCACAAGAACCGCAGCCGAATGA
- a CDS encoding ABC transporter permease, translating into MPSAQEPQPNEAEGQSARASARRRLGKFDLSSQGPILGLILLAIVGTALNSDFASLANWMNVLTRTSFIGIIAVGMTFVIISGGIDLSVGSMVALIAGSIILVMNSLATHIDAPVLVVIVGMVVSLMMGAAFGTMHGLLITKGRIEPFIVTLGTLGTFRAVLTWLADGGAITLDFGLSQTYGPVYYGTLLGIPIPVWVFLGVAVIGTVLLRRTAFGRYVQAIGSNEQVARYAAVDVDRVKILTYAFLGLCVGIATLLYVPRLGSASPTTGLLWELEAIAAVIVGGTSFKGGSGRVTGTVIGAILLSVIGNILNLTSIISVHLNAAVQGIVIISVAFLQRRRP; encoded by the coding sequence ATGCCATCGGCACAAGAACCGCAGCCGAATGAGGCTGAGGGCCAAAGCGCCCGCGCCTCGGCGCGCCGCCGGCTCGGAAAATTCGATTTAAGCAGCCAGGGTCCGATCCTCGGCCTCATCCTGCTCGCCATCGTCGGCACCGCGCTCAATTCCGATTTCGCCAGCCTCGCCAACTGGATGAACGTGCTGACGCGGACTTCCTTCATCGGCATCATCGCCGTCGGCATGACCTTCGTCATCATCTCCGGCGGCATCGATCTCTCGGTCGGCTCCATGGTGGCGCTGATCGCCGGCAGCATCATCCTGGTGATGAACAGCCTTGCCACGCATATCGATGCGCCGGTCCTGGTGGTGATCGTCGGGATGGTGGTTTCGCTCATGATGGGCGCCGCCTTCGGCACCATGCACGGCCTCCTCATCACCAAGGGACGAATCGAGCCCTTCATCGTCACGCTCGGGACGCTCGGCACGTTTCGCGCCGTCCTCACCTGGCTTGCCGATGGCGGCGCAATCACCCTCGATTTCGGCCTCTCGCAGACCTACGGCCCGGTCTATTACGGCACGCTTTTAGGCATCCCGATCCCGGTCTGGGTGTTCCTCGGCGTCGCCGTCATCGGCACCGTGCTTTTGCGGCGCACCGCCTTCGGCCGCTACGTGCAGGCGATCGGCTCCAACGAGCAGGTGGCGCGCTATGCGGCGGTCGACGTCGACCGCGTGAAAATCCTCACCTACGCCTTTCTGGGGCTCTGCGTCGGCATCGCCACCCTCCTCTACGTACCGCGCCTCGGCTCCGCCTCGCCCACGACCGGCCTTTTGTGGGAGCTCGAAGCGATCGCTGCGGTGATCGTCGGCGGCACCTCTTTCAAGGGCGGGTCCGGCCGCGTCACCGGCACCGTGATCGGCGCCATCCTTCTTTCCGTCATCGGCAATATCCTCAACCTGACGAGCATCATCAGCGTTCATCTCAACGCTGCCGTGCAGGGTATCGTGATCATTTCCGTGGCGTTTTTGCAAAGGCGGCGACCCTGA
- a CDS encoding substrate-binding domain-containing protein: MSVLASLTRRSALALALGTSALIALPGISAAQEKVNLGVSIPAATHSFTAGIVWWANEAKKDLEAAHPDDLKITVKTSSGAPEQANQLQDLVTVTGINTLVIFPFESAALTQPVAQAKNKGVYVTVVDRGLTDPSAQDAYMAGDNTAFGKIPAEYFAKKYDGKANIVALRGIPTTLDNERWEAFTSVIDEHPDMKILDAQYGNWNRDDAFKVMQDFLTRFKDIDLVWAADDDMAIGVLQAIRQAGREGDIKEVFGGAGAKGMVKTIMDDDNPLIKADVSYSPKFIYEAIKRTAEARLKGEALPETTILPSELIDKSNAEDFYFPDSPF; the protein is encoded by the coding sequence ATGTCCGTCCTTGCGTCTCTAACGCGCCGCTCGGCTCTCGCCCTAGCGCTCGGCACCTCGGCGCTGATCGCCCTGCCCGGCATCTCGGCAGCCCAGGAAAAGGTCAATCTCGGCGTCTCCATTCCCGCCGCGACCCACAGCTTCACCGCCGGCATCGTGTGGTGGGCGAACGAGGCCAAGAAAGACCTCGAGGCAGCCCATCCCGACGACCTCAAGATCACCGTCAAGACATCGAGCGGGGCGCCGGAACAGGCGAACCAGCTTCAGGACCTCGTCACCGTCACCGGCATCAACACCCTCGTCATCTTCCCGTTTGAATCGGCCGCCCTCACCCAGCCTGTCGCACAGGCCAAGAACAAGGGCGTCTACGTCACCGTGGTCGATCGCGGCCTGACGGATCCGAGTGCCCAGGACGCCTATATGGCCGGCGACAACACCGCCTTCGGCAAGATCCCGGCGGAGTATTTTGCCAAGAAGTATGACGGCAAGGCCAATATCGTGGCGCTGCGCGGCATTCCGACCACGCTCGACAACGAGCGCTGGGAAGCCTTCACCAGCGTCATCGACGAGCATCCCGACATGAAGATCCTCGATGCCCAGTACGGCAACTGGAACCGCGACGACGCCTTCAAGGTCATGCAGGACTTCCTGACCCGCTTCAAAGACATTGATCTCGTCTGGGCGGCCGACGACGACATGGCGATCGGCGTTCTCCAGGCGATCCGTCAGGCGGGCCGTGAAGGCGACATCAAGGAAGTCTTCGGCGGTGCCGGCGCCAAGGGCATGGTCAAGACGATCATGGATGACGACAATCCGCTCATCAAAGCCGACGTCTCCTATTCGCCGAAATTCATCTACGAGGCGATCAAGCGCACGGCCGAGGCACGCCTCAAGGGCGAGGCATTGCCGGAGACGACGATCCTTCCCTCCGAGCTGATCGACAAGTCGAACGCGGAAGACTTCTACTTCCCGGATTCGCCGTTCTGA
- a CDS encoding sugar phosphate isomerase/epimerase family protein has product MKTLRGPAIFLAQFVGDTPPFDDLFSMARWAADLGYLGLQLPTTAGLFDLEKAAASKTYADELKGRLAEEGVEITELSTHIQGQLIAVHPAYDALFDGFAPEAVRGNPQARREWADEQVRLAAKASVNLGLTAHATFSGALAWPFIYPWPQRPAGLVDEAFAELGRRWKPILDAYDEAGVDLCYELHPGEDLHDGATFERFLAEVGDHPRASILYDPSHFVLQALDYLDFLDIYHERVRAFHVKDAELRPNGRSGVYGGYQGWIDRPGRFRSLGDGMVDFKAIFSKLAQYDFDGWAVLEWECALKHPEDGAREGAPFIRDHIIRVTEHAFDDFAQSGADAATNRRLLGLT; this is encoded by the coding sequence ATGAAGACCCTGCGAGGACCGGCGATCTTTCTCGCCCAATTCGTCGGCGATACGCCGCCTTTCGACGACCTTTTCTCCATGGCGCGATGGGCGGCGGATCTCGGCTATCTCGGCCTGCAGCTGCCGACGACGGCGGGCCTCTTCGATCTCGAAAAGGCGGCGGCCTCGAAAACCTATGCCGACGAGCTGAAGGGGCGCCTTGCCGAGGAGGGCGTGGAGATCACCGAGCTCTCCACGCATATCCAGGGCCAGCTCATCGCCGTCCATCCGGCCTATGACGCGCTCTTCGACGGCTTCGCGCCGGAAGCCGTGCGCGGCAACCCGCAAGCGCGGAGGGAATGGGCGGACGAGCAAGTGCGCCTGGCCGCAAAGGCCTCCGTCAATCTCGGCCTGACCGCCCACGCCACCTTCTCCGGCGCACTCGCCTGGCCCTTCATCTATCCCTGGCCGCAGCGTCCGGCGGGGCTCGTCGACGAGGCTTTTGCCGAACTCGGCCGACGCTGGAAGCCGATCCTTGATGCCTACGACGAAGCCGGCGTCGATCTCTGCTACGAGCTGCATCCGGGCGAAGATCTCCATGACGGCGCGACCTTCGAGCGCTTCCTCGCCGAAGTCGGCGATCACCCGCGTGCCTCGATCCTCTATGACCCATCGCATTTTGTGCTTCAGGCGCTCGATTATCTCGATTTCCTCGACATCTATCACGAGCGCGTGCGCGCCTTTCACGTGAAGGATGCCGAGCTCCGCCCGAACGGGCGCTCCGGCGTCTATGGCGGCTATCAGGGCTGGATCGACCGGCCCGGCCGCTTCCGTTCGCTCGGCGACGGCATGGTCGATTTCAAGGCGATCTTCTCCAAGCTCGCCCAGTACGATTTCGACGGCTGGGCGGTTCTGGAATGGGAATGCGCGTTGAAACATCCCGAGGACGGAGCCCGCGAAGGCGCTCCCTTCATCCGCGACCACATCATCCGCGTCACCGAGCACGCCTTCGACGATTTTGCCCAAAGCGGCGCCGACGCGGCCACCAACCGCCGTCTGCTCGGCCTCACATAA
- a CDS encoding Gfo/Idh/MocA family protein, with protein MSQPRIRLGMVGGGHTALIGPVHRIAARMDDRFELVAGAFDSDPARGREFAETLRLAPERAYGTYEEMLEAEAARDDKIDAVVIVTPNFLHFPVAKAALKAGFHVICEKPMTTTLDEARTLAALVKETGKSFVLTHTYTGYPMVRQAREMVAAGEIGTLRRVEVEYLQDWLATAVENTGSEGAVWRTDPAKAGQGGAIGDVGTHAYNLAAFVAGEEPTHLLAELASLVSGRSVDDDAMILMRYASGAKGAILASQVLPGNGNNLSIRIYGDKGGLEWWQERPEELWFTRLGEPRQLLRRNGAGATAAAIAGSRVPAAHPEGYLEAFANIYRDAADALRSPPGSEFIPNANDGVRGLAFVAACLASDRAGNVWTKIED; from the coding sequence ATGAGCCAACCCCGCATCCGTCTCGGCATGGTCGGCGGCGGCCACACCGCCCTCATCGGGCCGGTCCACCGCATCGCCGCGCGCATGGACGATCGGTTCGAGCTCGTGGCCGGCGCCTTCGACAGCGATCCGGCGCGCGGCCGGGAGTTCGCCGAAACGCTGAGGCTGGCGCCCGAGCGCGCCTACGGCACTTACGAAGAGATGCTCGAAGCCGAAGCGGCGCGCGACGACAAGATAGACGCCGTCGTGATCGTGACGCCGAATTTCCTGCATTTCCCGGTCGCCAAGGCGGCACTGAAAGCCGGTTTCCACGTCATCTGCGAGAAGCCGATGACGACCACGTTGGACGAGGCGAGAACGCTCGCCGCGCTCGTGAAGGAAACCGGCAAGAGCTTCGTCCTCACCCACACCTATACCGGCTATCCGATGGTGCGGCAGGCGCGCGAGATGGTGGCGGCGGGCGAGATCGGAACCCTTCGCCGCGTGGAGGTCGAATATCTCCAGGACTGGCTCGCCACGGCCGTCGAAAACACCGGATCGGAAGGGGCCGTCTGGCGGACCGATCCCGCCAAGGCCGGCCAGGGCGGCGCCATCGGCGATGTCGGCACGCATGCCTACAACCTCGCCGCCTTCGTGGCCGGCGAAGAGCCGACGCATCTCCTGGCAGAGCTTGCCTCCCTCGTTTCCGGCCGCTCCGTCGACGACGATGCGATGATCCTGATGCGCTATGCTTCCGGCGCCAAGGGCGCGATCCTGGCGAGCCAGGTGCTGCCCGGCAACGGCAACAATCTGTCGATCCGCATCTATGGCGACAAGGGCGGCCTTGAATGGTGGCAGGAGCGGCCGGAGGAATTGTGGTTCACCCGCCTCGGCGAGCCGCGCCAGCTCCTGCGCCGCAACGGTGCGGGCGCGACCGCGGCCGCGATCGCCGGCAGCCGGGTGCCGGCCGCCCATCCGGAAGGCTATCTGGAGGCTTTCGCCAACATCTACCGCGACGCCGCCGATGCACTTCGGTCACCGCCGGGCTCTGAATTCATTCCGAACGCCAATGACGGCGTGCGCGGGCTCGCCTTCGTCGCGGCCTGCCTCGCCTCCGACCGTGCGGGCAACGTCTGGACGAAAATCGAAGATTAA
- the nikE gene encoding nickel import ATP-binding protein NikE: MSLLRAETVAKHYQTYSLVGASASRMALDGVSLSIGEGETVGLLGRSGCGKSTLARLLCGLEQPGQGQVFYRNHDLRHLTRAQRRAFRRDVQMVFQDSVSAVDPRFDMRAIIAEPLRHLTDLDARAREARIRELLEMVELPAGIAGMLPSQVSGGQLQRVCIARALAPRPKLIILDEAVSDLDVHLQASAIALLAKLQESEGIGYLFVTHDLRLVERFAERVVVMDEGRVVEEVPTGSLAALTHPASLLLKDAVLPPLPERRAAAQ, encoded by the coding sequence ATGAGCCTTCTGCGCGCCGAGACTGTCGCAAAACACTACCAGACCTACTCGCTCGTCGGAGCGAGCGCCTCACGTATGGCCCTCGACGGTGTTTCGCTGTCGATCGGGGAAGGCGAGACGGTCGGCCTTCTCGGGCGCAGCGGTTGCGGCAAGAGCACGCTCGCCCGTCTCCTGTGCGGGCTGGAGCAGCCCGGCCAAGGACAGGTCTTCTACCGCAACCACGATCTGCGGCATCTCACGCGTGCACAAAGGCGCGCCTTTCGCCGCGACGTTCAGATGGTCTTTCAGGATTCCGTCAGTGCCGTCGATCCGCGCTTCGACATGCGTGCGATCATTGCCGAGCCGCTGCGCCATCTGACGGATCTCGACGCGCGGGCCCGCGAGGCGCGCATCCGCGAATTGCTGGAGATGGTGGAGCTTCCTGCCGGCATTGCCGGCATGCTGCCGTCACAAGTGAGCGGCGGGCAGTTGCAGCGCGTCTGCATCGCGCGCGCGCTCGCCCCGCGGCCGAAGTTGATCATTCTGGATGAGGCCGTGTCCGATCTCGATGTCCATCTCCAGGCCTCGGCCATCGCTTTGCTCGCAAAGCTCCAGGAAAGCGAGGGGATCGGCTATCTTTTCGTCACCCATGACCTGCGGCTCGTAGAGAGATTTGCCGAGCGCGTTGTCGTCATGGACGAGGGCCGGGTCGTCGAAGAAGTGCCGACCGGCTCGCTCGCCGCGCTCACGCATCCGGCGTCGCTGCTTCTGAAAGACGCCGTGCTTCCGCCTTTGCCGGAAAGGCGCGCTGCCGCGCAATGA
- the nikD gene encoding nickel import ATP-binding protein NikD, whose amino-acid sequence MPKHFTLENLTIATGGAERLRLLVEDLSLQLTRGRVLALVGASGSGKSLSCSAALGALPPGVARISGRISVDGEVLPAEMLRGRMVATIMQNPRSAFNPVKTMREHVVETLTALGRSRRDDEGKIGAALSEVGLDEPEAVLGLYPFEMSGGMLQRMMIAIALLSEAPFLVADEPTTDLDVVVQMRILALLEGLVREHDLGVLLVTHDMGVVARLADDVAVLDHGCLVETAPVDEVFQRPKHPVTRMLVGAHLARYGMELAE is encoded by the coding sequence ATACCGAAGCATTTCACGCTTGAGAATCTGACGATCGCGACCGGCGGCGCCGAACGCCTCCGTCTGCTCGTCGAGGATCTGTCCTTGCAGCTCACGCGCGGTCGCGTGCTTGCGCTTGTCGGTGCGAGCGGCTCGGGAAAATCTCTGAGCTGTTCGGCGGCGCTCGGTGCTCTGCCGCCCGGCGTTGCACGGATCAGCGGGCGCATCTCGGTCGATGGAGAAGTTCTTCCTGCCGAGATGCTCCGCGGGCGAATGGTCGCGACGATCATGCAGAACCCGCGCAGCGCCTTCAATCCGGTCAAGACCATGCGCGAGCATGTCGTGGAGACGCTGACGGCGCTCGGCCGATCGCGTCGGGACGACGAGGGAAAGATCGGCGCGGCGTTGAGCGAAGTAGGGCTCGACGAGCCGGAGGCCGTTCTCGGCCTTTACCCGTTCGAGATGAGCGGCGGCATGCTCCAGCGCATGATGATCGCCATCGCGCTTTTGAGCGAGGCGCCGTTTCTTGTCGCCGACGAGCCGACGACCGATCTCGACGTGGTCGTGCAGATGCGCATCCTCGCCTTGTTGGAAGGGCTCGTCCGCGAGCACGATCTCGGCGTTCTCCTCGTCACCCACGATATGGGCGTCGTCGCCCGGCTCGCCGACGATGTCGCCGTGCTCGACCATGGCTGCCTGGTGGAGACGGCGCCTGTCGATGAGGTCTTCCAGAGACCGAAGCATCCCGTGACGCGCATGCTCGTCGGGGCGCATCTCGCCCGTTACGGAATGGAGCTGGCAGAATGA